From a region of the Helianthus annuus cultivar XRQ/B chromosome 5, HanXRQr2.0-SUNRISE, whole genome shotgun sequence genome:
- the LOC110943096 gene encoding GTP-binding nuclear protein GSP1/CNR1-like — MVNWVRMMKKIQLMRMVQMMKNQEIMEREHCHHNENMMMRRFAIHDMEFATNIEDDAIPVECVDRHGGYDDCYEEALLAADCIMIMIDVTNLQSFERLEFWINTIYRIAGISFNPIVIVGNKVDSNERIVEPHMVAARSTLQYYEVSALANHNYEQPFVYLLQQYWRLDLQLEVALRLANPQAQIVPVAPAAAPPAL, encoded by the exons ATGGTCAATTGGGTGCgaatgatgaagaagattcaACTGATGAGGATGGTACAAATGATGAAGAACCAAGAGATAATGGAACGCGAGCACTGTCATCACAATGAGAATATGATGATGAGGAG ATTTGCAATTCATGACATGGAGTTTGCAACAAACATAGAGGACGACGCGATTCCAGTAGAATGTGTTGATCGGCATGGCGGCTATGATGACTGTTATGAGGAAGCATT GCTTGCAGCTGATTGTATCATGATCATGATAGATGTGACGAATTTGCAGAGTTTTGAAAGATTGGAATTCTGGATTAATACAATATACAG GATAGCTGGTATTAGTTTCAATCCCATTGTTATCGTTGGAAACAAGGTTGACTCGAATGAAAGAATTGTAGAACCACATATGGTTGCGGCGCGTTCTACCCTACAATATTATGAAGTTTCGGCTCTAGCAAACCATAACTATGAACAACCATTTGTATACCTCCTTCAACAATATTG GAGACTCGATCTTCAGCTTGAGGTAGCCCTTCGGCTTGCTAATCCACAGGCTCAGATTGTCCCGGTAGCACCAGCAGCAGCACCACCAGCACTGTaa